A stretch of Brassica rapa cultivar Chiifu-401-42 chromosome A08, CAAS_Brap_v3.01, whole genome shotgun sequence DNA encodes these proteins:
- the LOC103834927 gene encoding DNA-directed RNA polymerase II subunit 1, whose product MDTRFPFSPAEVSKVRVVQFGILSPDEIRQMSVIHVEHSETTEKGKPKVGGLSDTRLGTIDRKVKCETCMANMAECPGHFGHLELAKPMYHVGFMKTVLSIMRCVCFNCSKILADEDEHKFKQAMKIKNPKNRLKKILDACKNKTKCEGGDDIDDVQTQDTDEPVKKSRGGCGATQPKITIEGMKMIAEFKVTKKKNDEIDQLPEPAERKQTLGADRVLSVLKRISDEDCQLLGFNPKYARPDWMILEVLPIPPPPVRPSVMMDATSRSEDDLTHQLAMIIRHNENLKRQEKNGAPAHIISEFTQLLQFHIATYFDNELPGQPRATQKSGRPIKSICSRLKAKEGRIRGNLMGKRVDFSARTVITPDPTINIDELGVPWSIALNLTYPETVTPYNIERLKELVDYGPHPPPGKTGAKYIIRDDGQRLDLRYLKKSSDHHLELGYKVERHLIDGDFVLFNRQPSLHKMSIMGHRIRIMPYSTFRLNLSVTSPYNADFDGDEMNMHVPQSFETRAEVLELMMVPKCIVSPQANRPVMGIVQDTLLGCRKITKRDTFIEKDVFMNTLMWWQDFDGKVPAPTILKPRPLWTGKQVFNLIIPKQINLFRYSAWHSDAETGYITPGDTQVRIERGELLAGTLCKKTLGTGNGSLVHVIWEEVGPDAARKFLGHTQWLVNYWLLQNGFTIGIGDTIADSQTMEKINETISCAKTAVKDLIRQFQEKKLDPEPGRTMTETFENRVNQVLNKARDDAGSSAQKSLAETNNLKAMVTAGSKGSFINISQMTACVGQQNVEGKRIPFGFDGRTLPHFTKDDYGPESRGFVENSYLRGLTPQEFFFHAMGGREGLIDTAVKTSETGYIQRRLVKAMEDIMVKYDGTVRNSLGDVIQFLYGEDGMDAVWIESQKLDSLKMKKAEFDRTFKYEIDDENWNPTYLSDEHLEDLKGIRELRDVFDAEYQKLEADRFQLGTEIATNGDSTWPLPVNIKRHIWNAQKTFKIDLRKISDMHPVEIVDAVDKLQERLLVVPGEDGLSVEAQKNATLFFNILLRSTLASKRVLEEYKLSREAFEWVIGEIESRFLQSLVAPGEMIGCVAAQSIGEPATQMTLNTFHYAGVSAKNVTLGVPRLREIINVAKRIKTPSLSVYLTPEASKSKEGAKTVQCALEYTTLRSVTQATEVWYDPDPMSTIIEEDFEFVRSYYEMPDEDVSPDKISPWLLRIELNREMMVDKKLSMADIAEKINLEFDDDLTCIFNDDNAEKLILRIRIMNDEGAKGEAQDESAEDDVFLKKIESNMLTEMALRGIPDINKVFIKQVRKSKFDEDEGFKTSEEWMLDTEGVNLLAVMCHEDVDPKRTTSNHLIEIIEVLGIEAVRRALLDELRVVISFDGSYVNYRHLAILCDTMTYRGHLMAITRHGINRNDTGPLMRCSFEETVDILLDAAAYAETDCLRGVTENIMLGQLAPIGTGDCELYLNDEMLKNAIELQLPSYMDGLEFGMTPARSPMSGTPYHESMMSPNYLLSPNMRLSPMSDAQFSPYVGGMAFSPSSSPGYSPSSPGYSPTSPGYSPTSPGYSPTSPGYSPTSPTYSPSSPGYSPTSPAYSPTSPSYSPTSPSYSPTSPSYSPTSPSYSPTSPSYSPTSPSYSPTSPAYSPTSPAYSPTSPAYSPTSPSYSPTSPSYSPTSPSYSPTSPSYSPTSPSYSPTSPAYSPTSPGYSPTSPSYSPTSPSYGPTSPSYNPQSAKYSPSLAYSPSNARLSPASPYSPTSPNYSPTSPSYSPTSPSYSPSSPTYSPSSPYSSGASPDYSPSAGYSPTLPGYSPSSTGQYTPHEGDKNDKTGKDAGTDDKSKP is encoded by the exons ATGGATACGCGGTTCCCGTTCTCTCCGGCCGAGGTCTCCAAAGTCCGTGTGGTCCAGTTTGGGATTCTCAGCCCCGATGAGATC AGGCAAATGTCTGTTATACACGTGGAGCATAGCGAGACAACGGAGAAGGGAAAACCTAAGGTGGGAGGGTTGAGTGATACTCGGCTTGGAACGATTGATAGGAAGGTGAAGTGTGAGACTTGTATGGCTAACATGGCTGAGTGCCCTGGGCATTTTGGGCATCTTGAGCTCGCTAAGCCTATGTATCACGTTGGTTTCATGAAGACCGTGTTGAGTATCATGCGTTGTGTTTGCTTCAACTGCTCCAAGATCCTAGCTGATGAG GATGAGCATAAGTTTAAGCAGGCCATGAAGATTAAGAATCCCAAGAATAGGCTTAAGAAGATTCTGGATGCTTGCAAAAACAAGACCAAGTGTGAAGGTGGTGATGACATTGATGATGTTCAGACCCAAGACACAGACGAGCCTGTGAAGAAAAGCCGTGGTGGATGTGGTGCAACGCAACCTAAGATCACTATTGAGGGAATGAAGATGATTGCAGAGTTTAAGgttacaaagaagaaaaacgaTGAGATAGACCAGCTTCCCGAGCCTGCAGAAAGGAAACAAACACTTGGTGCTGACAGG GTTTTGAGTGTTTTAAAGAGGATTAGTGATGAGGATTGTCAGCTCTTAGGGTTCAACCCTAAGTATGCTCGGCCTGACTGGATGATTCTAGAAGTCCTTCCTATTCCTCCACCCCCTGTTAGACCATCTGTTATGATGGATGCCACTTCCAGGAGTGAG GATGACTTGACTCATCAGCTAGCTATGATTATTCGGCACAACGAGAACTTGAAAAGACAGGAAAAGAACGGAGCCCCAGCTCACATTATTTCAGAGTTTACACAACTCCTGCAGTTTCATATAGCAACCTATTTTGATAATGAGCTGCCTGGACAGCCAAGAGCTACTCAAAAATCAGGGAGGCCTATTAAATCAATTTGTAGTAGGCTGAAGGCAAAGGAAGGCAGGATCAGGGGAAATTTGATGGGAAAACGTGTGGATTTCTCGGCACGTACTGTTATTACACCAGATCCAACAATAAACATCGATGAACTTGGTGTACCGTGGAGTATTGCCCTGAATCTCACATACCCAGAAACAGTTACTCCATACAACATTGAGAG ATTGAAGGAGCTTGTTGATTATGGACCACATCCTCCACCTGGCAAGACTGGGGCGAAATATATCATTCGAGATGATGGCCAGAGACTAGATCTTCGGTACCTTAAGAAGAGCAGTGATCATCATTTGGAACTTGGATACAAAGTGGAGAGGCACTTAATTGATGGCGATTTTGTTCTTTTCAATCGTCAACCAAGTCTGCACAAAATGTCTATCATGGGTCACAGGATTAGGATCATGCCATATTCCACCTTCCGTCTGAATTTGTCTGTCACCTCTCCTTACAATGCTGATTTCGATGGGGATGAGATGAACATGCACGTACCACAGTCATTCGAGACCAGAGCCGAGGTGTTGGAGCTGATGATGGTTCCTAAATGTATAGTCTCTCCTCAGGCAAATCGGCCTGTGATGGGTATTGTGCAGGATACCCTTCTAGGATGCCGTAAAATCACAAAAAGAGATACCTTTATTGAGAAG GATGTATTCATGAATACGCTTATGTGGTGGCAAGACTTCGATGGGAAAGTTCCAGCTCCTACAATTCTGAAGCCACGACCTCTTTGGACTGGCAAACAAGTCTTCAATCTTATCATACCAAAGCAGATAAATCTGTTCAGGTACTCTGCTTGGCACTCAGATGCAGAGACTGGATACATAACGCCAGGGGATACCCAAGTGAGAATTGAAAGAGGAGAACTTCTTGCCGGAACTCTCTGCAAAAAGACCCTTGGTACCGGTAATGGGAGTCTCGTTCATGTTATTTG GGAAGAGGTTGGTCCTGATGCAGCTAGGAAGTTCCTCGGTCATACTCAATGGCTGGTCAACTACTGGCTTCTGCAGAATGGTTTTACCATTGGAATCGGTGATACTATTGCTGATTCGCAAACAATGGAGAAAATTAATGAGACTATTTCTTGTGCAAAAACCGCCGTGAAAGACCTTATCCGTCAGTTCCAGGAAAAGAAATTAGATCCTGAACCGGGGCGAACTATGACAGAGACTTTTGAGAACAGAGTTAACCAG GTTTTGAATAAAGCTCGTGACGATGCTGGAAGTAGTGCTCAAAAGAGTTTAGCAGAAACCAATAACCTGAAGGCCATGGTGACAGCAGGATCCAAAGGAAGTTTCATCAATATTTCTCAGATGACAGCGTGTGTTGGTCAGCAAAATGTGGAAGGGAAGCGGATCCCATTTGGATTTGATGGCCGGACGTTACCGCATTTCACCAAAGATGACTATGGTCCTGAAAGTCGTGGGTTTGTCGAGAATTCATACTTGCGTGGGCTGACTCCTCAAGAGTTCTTTTTCCATGCCATGGGAGGAAGGGAAGGTCTTATTGATACTGCCGTGAAGACATCAGAAACTGGATACATTCAGAGGCGATTGGTCAAGGCTATGGAGGATATTATGGTCAAGTATGATGGGACAGTCAGAAACTCGTTGGGTGATGTCATTCAGTTTCTCTATGGGGAAGATGGTATGGATGCTGTGTGGATAGAATCTCAGAAGCTGGATTCCTTGAAAATGAAGAAAGCAGAGTTTGATAGGACGTTCAAGTACGAGATTGACGACGAGAACTGGAATCCTACATACCTAAGTGATGAACATCTTGAGGACTTGAAAGGGATCAGGGAGTTGCGTGATGTATTTGATGCAGAATATCAGAAGCTCGAGGCTGATAGATTTCAACTCGGGACTGAAATTGCTACAAATGGTGATAGCACTTGGCCATTACCTGTGAACATCAAGAGGCATATCTGGAATGCACAGAAGACTTTCAAGATTGACTTGCGCAAGATTTCGGATATGCACCCTGTTGAGATTGTTGATGCAGTTGATAAATTACAGGAGAGGCTGTTGGTGGTTCCTGGTGAAGATGGATTGAGTGTAGAAGCACAGAAAAATGCCACACTGTTCTTCAACATTTTGCTTCGAAGCACTCTTGCTAGTAAAAGGGTTTTGGAGGAATACAAGCTCAGCCGTGAGGCTTTTGAGTGGGTTATTGGTGAGATAGAGTCAAGGTTCTTACAGTCGCTTGTAGCTCCCGGGGAAATGATCGGTTGTGTTGCTGCTCAGTCAATTGGAGAGCCTGCTACGCAGATGACTTTGAATACTTTCCATTATGCTGGTGTCAGTGCGAAGAATGTTACACTCGGTGTTCCCAGGCTGCGAGAGATTATTAACGTCGCTAAAAGGATTAAAACACCTTCCCTATCTGTCTACCTCACACCAGAAGCTAGCAAATCAAAAGAGGGGGCTAAAACTGTTCAGTGCGCTTTGGAATATACTACTCTCAGGAGTGTCACTCAAGCTACGGAGGTTTGGTATGACCCGGATCCGATGAGTACCATTATCGAAGAAGATTTTGAATTTGTGAGGTCCTACTATGAAATGCCAGATGAAGATGTCTCTCCAGATAAAATATCTCCTTGGCTGCTTCGTATTGAGTTGAATCGTGAAATGATGGTTGACAAGAAGTTGAGTATGGCAGATATAGCAGAGAAGATCAACCTGGAGTTTGATGATGACCTGACCTGCATATTTAATGATGACAATGCGGAGAAACTGATCCTTCGGATCCGGATTATGAATGACGAGGGAGCCAAAGGAGAAGCGCAAGATGAATCAGCTGAAGATGATGTTTTCCTTAAAAAGATTGAGAGCAACATGCTGACAGAAATGGCGCTCAGGGGCATTCCAGACATCAACAAGGTGTTCATTAAGCAGGTTAGAAAAAGCAAGTTTGATGAGGATGAAGGATTCAAGACATCGGAGGAGTGGATGTTAGATACAGAAGGCGTTAATCTGCTGGCTGTTATGTGCCACGAAGATGTGGATCCAAAGAGGACAACAAGCAATCACTTGATTGAGATTATTGAAGTTCTTGGAATTGAAGCAGTTCGTCGTGCTTTGTTGGATGAGCTTCGAGTTGTGATATCCTTTGATGGCTCTTATGTGAATTACCGCCATCTTGCCATATTGTGTGATACAATGACCTATCGAGGTCATCTGATGGCGATCACTCGACATGGTATCAACAGAAATGATACTGGGCCTCTGATGAGGTGCTCATTTGAAGAAACTGTCGATATTCTGCTGGATGCTGCAGCTTATGCTGAGACAGACTGCTTGCGTGGTGTTACCGAAAATATTATGCTCGGCCAGCTTGCACCTATTGGAACAGGAGACTGCGAACTCTATCTGAATGATGAGATGCTGAAGAATGCAATTGAACTTCAGCTCCCTAGCTATATGGATGGACTGGAGTTTGGAATGACTCCTGCTCGCTCACCAATGTCAGGAACTCCTTATCATGAAAGCATGATGTCCCCAAACTACCTCCTGAGTCCAAATATGCGGTTGTCTCCAATGTCAGATGCTCAGTTTTCTCCATATGTTGGTGGAATGGCgttttctccttcttcatctccaGGCTACAGCCCATCTTCTCCTGGTTACAGTCCTACTTCTCCTGGTTACAGTCCGACTTCACCTGGATACAGTCCGACTTCTCCTGGCTATAGTCCCACTTCTCCCACGTACAGTCCTAGTTCTCCTGGCTATAGCCCAACTAGCCCTGCTTATTCTCCAACAAGTCCTTCATATTCTCCCACCTCCCCTAGCTACAGCCCAACGTCTCCTAGCTATAGCCCAACGTCTCCAAGCTACAGTCCAACGTCTCCAAGCTACAGCCCAACATCCCCGAGTTACAGTCCAACTTCACCTGCTTACAGTCCAACTTCTCCTGCATACAGCCCAACGTCACCTGCATACAGCCCTACCTCTCCATCTTACAGTCCAACTTCACCATCTTACAGTCCGACATCGCCTTCTTACAGCCCTACTTCACCCTCCTACAGTCCAACATCTCCTTCTTACAGTCCTACTTCACCTGCATACAGCCCTACATCTCCTGGGTACAGCCCTACATCTCCAAGCTACAGTCCAACGTCTCCTAGTTACGGTCCGACGTCTCCAAGCTACAACCCTCAGTCTGCTAAATACAGTCCATCTCTGGCTTACTCCCCTAGCAATGCAAGACTATCACCAGCTAGCCCTTACAGTCCTACATCTCCAAACTACAG CCCTACATCACCATCGTACTCACCCACATCTCCATCGTATTCACCATCAAGTCCAACATACAGTCCCAGCAG CCCATACAGCTCAGGAGCAAGCCCTGACTACAGCCCAAGCGCAGGTTACTCACCAACACTTCCTGGTTATTCACCCTCATCCACCGGTCAGTATACACCACATGAGGGTGATAAAAATGACAAGACTGGAAAAGATGCCGGCACGGATGATAAAAGCAAGCCTTGA
- the LOC103834928 gene encoding phospholipase D delta isoform X2, whose protein sequence is MAENVSEDVILLHGDLDLKIVQARRLPNRDTFSERMRRCFKPCNSCIKPTTDDYDGEASSDDENIPGLPRNTSDPYVTVSVPHATLARTHVLKNASDPVWNRHFKVSVAHPLSYLKFKVKDYDVSGAQTIGTVRIPVQQIASGERIWGWFPVLGGSGKPPKKETALRIDLKFTSFDKIQTNKTLGGVMGTYFPLRKGSQVRLYQDAHVMDGMLPEIRLDNGDVYQHGKCWEDICHAICEAHHMIYIVGWSVFHKVKLVREPTRELPRGGDLTLGELLKYKSEEGVRVLLLVWDDKSSRDKFGISTPGVMGTHDEETRKFFKHSSVKCILSPRYASNKLGLFKQQVVGTLFTHHQKCVLVDTQAVGSNRKVTAFIGGIDLCDGRYDTPEHRIFHDLDTVFKDDFHNPTFPSGAIAPRQPWHDMHCRLDGPAAYDVLINFEQRWRKATRWKEFNLKGKTLWLDDSLLRIGRISWILNPKFKYRIDGVLDVPEDDPVVYVSNEDDPENWHVQVFRSIDSGSVKGFPKCENEAEALHLQYDKRLVVDKSIQTAYIQIIRSAQHFIFIENQYFLGSSYAWPDYNDAGADNLIPMELALKITSKIRAKERFAVYVVIPMWPEGDPKSGPMQEILYWQSQTMQMMYDVIARELKSHQSNAHPLDYLNFYCLGKREQLPDDMPATNVTDSYKFQRFMIYVHAKGMIVDDEYVLMGSANINQRSMAGTKDTEIAMGAYQPHHTWANKGKHPRGQVYGYRMSLWAEHLGKTGDDFVEPGDLKCVKNVNEIAERNWRKFIDSEFSELQGHLIKYPLHVDIDGNVTSLPGYDSFPDVGGKIIGDHSKAIPDTLTT, encoded by the exons ATGGCCGAGAACGTCTCAGAGGATGTGATCCTTTTACACGGCGACCTCGATTTGAAAATTGTTCAAGCGAGGAGGCTACCTAACAGGGATACCTTCTCCGAACGTATGCGCCGTTGCTTCAAGCCTTGCAACTCCTGTATTAAACCTACTACAGACGACTATGACGGCGAAGCGAGTTCCGACGACGAGAACATCCCTGGCCTCCCGAGGAATACCAGCGATCCCTACGTCACGGTGTCCGTCCCGCATGCGACTCTCGCTCGGACGCACGTTTTGAAAAACGCTTCGGATCCTGTTTGGAACCGGCATTTTAAAGTTTCCGTGGCGCATCCCCTGTCTTATCTCAAGTTCAAAGTCAAGGACTACGATGTCTCCGGTGCACAAACAATTGGCACTGTCCGTATCCCGGTTCAGCAAATCGCGTCGGGAGAACGCATTTGGGGATGGTTTCCTGTCCTTGGCGGCTCAGGAAAGCCGCCAAAGAAGGAAACTGCTCTCCGTATTGATTTGAAATTTACTTCGTTTGATAAAATCCAAACTAATAAAACGCTTGGTGGTGTTATGGGGACTTACTTCCCTTTGAGGAAAGGAAGTCAGGTGAGGCTTTACCAAGACGCTCATGTGATGGACGGAATGTTACCGGAGATTCGGTTGGACAACGGGGATGTTTATCAACACGGGAAATGCTGGGAAGATATATGTCACGCTATTTGTGAGGCTCACCATATGATTTACATTGTTGGCTGGTCTGTCTTCCACAAGGTGAAGCTGGTTAGGGAACCTACAAGGGAATTGCCAAGAGGTGGTGATTTGACGCTTGGAGAGTTGCTGAAATACAAATCGGAAGAAGGTGTTCGAGTTTTGCTACTTGTATGGGACGATAAGAGTTCTCGTGATAAGTTTGGGATAAGCACG CCAGGAGTTATGGGGACACATGATGAAGAGACTAGAAAGTTTTTCAAGCATTCTTCTGTGAAATGTATATTGTCACCTCGTTATGCCAGCAATAAGCTTGGGTTGTTCAAACAACAG GTGGTTGGCACTCTCTTCACGCACCATCAGAAGTGTGTTCTTGTAGACACTCAAGCTGTTGGTAGTAATCGCAAAGTCACAGCTTTTATTGGAGGGATCGATCTTTGTGACGGGCGCTATGACACACCTGAGCACCGGATATTTCACGATCTTGACACTGTATTTAAAGATGATTTTCACAATCCTACATTTCCA AGTGGTGCCATAGCTCCAAGACAACCTTGGCACGATATGCATTGTAGGCTAGATGGGCCTGCGGCATATGATGTTCTCATAAACTTTGAGCAACGGTGGAGAAAAGCGACACGATGGAAAGAGTTTAACTTAAAGGGGAAAACTCtctggctagatgactctttgTTACGGATAGGACGTATATCATGGATACTAAATCCAAAGTTTAAATATCGGATAGATGGTGTTTTAGATGTTCCAGAGGACGATCCAGTGGTTTATGTTTCTAATGAAGATGATCCTGAGAACTGGCATGTTCAGGTGTTCCGTTCTATCGACTCAGGATCCGTGAAAGGATTTCCAAAATGTGAAAATGAGGCCGAGGCCCTG CATCTACAATATGACAAGCGTCTTGTAGTTGATAAAAGTATCCAGACTGCGTACATCCAGATAATCAGATCTGCTCAGCATTTCATATTTATCGAGAATCAGTATTTTCTTGGTTCTTCTTATGCTTGGCCTGATTATAACGATGCAG GAGCTGACAATCTAATTCCTATGGAGTTGGCACTGAAGATTACTAGTAAAATTAGAGCTAAAGAAAGATTTGCTGTCTATGTCGTCATACCAATGTGGCCTGAAGGCGACCCAAAGTCGGGACCTATGCAAGAAATTTTATATTGGCAG AGCCAAACTATGCAGATGATGTATGATGTTATAGCACGAGAACTGAAGTCACACCAGTCAAATGCGCATCCTCTAGATTACCTTAACTTTTACTGCCTTGGCAAACGAGAACAACTTCCAGATGACATGCCAGCAACCAAT GTTACAGATTCTTATAAGTTCCAGCGTTTCATGATCTATGTGCATGCAAAGGGAATGATAGTAGATGATGAATATGTACTTATGGGATCTGCTAATATCAACCAAAGATCTATGGCCGGCACGAAAGATACTGAGATAGCCATGGGTGCATATCAACCCCATCATACATGGGCTAACAAGGGAAAACACCCACGTGGCCAG GTGTATGGGTATAGGATGTCACTATGGGCAGAGCATTTAGGCAAAACTGGAGATGACTTTGTGGAGCCTGGTGATCTAAAATGTGTCAAGAACGTTAACGAAATCGCTGAAAGGAACTGGAGAAAGTTCATAGATTCGGAGTTTTCAGAGCTTCAAGGTCACTTGATTAAGTATCCTCTGCACGTAGACATTGATGGTAATGTGACCTCTCTTCCAGGTTACGACAGTTTCCCAGATGTTGGTGGTAAGATCATTGGAGATCATTCCAAGGCTATCCCTGATACTCTAACTACGTAA
- the LOC103834928 gene encoding phospholipase D delta isoform X1, whose amino-acid sequence MAENVSEDVILLHGDLDLKIVQARRLPNRDTFSERMRRCFKPCNSCIKPTTDDYDGEASSDDENIPGLPRNTSDPYVTVSVPHATLARTHVLKNASDPVWNRHFKVSVAHPLSYLKFKVKDYDVSGAQTIGTVRIPVQQIASGERIWGWFPVLGGSGKPPKKETALRIDLKFTSFDKIQTNKTLGGVMGTYFPLRKGSQVRLYQDAHVMDGMLPEIRLDNGDVYQHGKCWEDICHAICEAHHMIYIVGWSVFHKVKLVREPTRELPRGGDLTLGELLKYKSEEGVRVLLLVWDDKSSRDKFGISTPGVMGTHDEETRKFFKHSSVKCILSPRYASNKLGLFKQQVVGTLFTHHQKCVLVDTQAVGSNRKVTAFIGGIDLCDGRYDTPEHRIFHDLDTVFKDDFHNPTFPSGAIAPRQPWHDMHCRLDGPAAYDVLINFEQRWRKATRWKEFNLKGKTLWLDDSLLRIGRISWILNPKFKYRIDGVLDVPEDDPVVYVSNEDDPENWHVQVFRSIDSGSVKGFPKCENEAEALHLQYDKRLVVDKSIQTAYIQIIRSAQHFIFIENQYFLGSSYAWPDYNDAGADNLIPMELALKITSKIRAKERFAVYVVIPMWPEGDPKSGPMQEILYWQSQTMQMMYDVIARELKSHQSNAHPLDYLNFYCLGKREQLPDDMPATNVSGVTDSYKFQRFMIYVHAKGMIVDDEYVLMGSANINQRSMAGTKDTEIAMGAYQPHHTWANKGKHPRGQVYGYRMSLWAEHLGKTGDDFVEPGDLKCVKNVNEIAERNWRKFIDSEFSELQGHLIKYPLHVDIDGNVTSLPGYDSFPDVGGKIIGDHSKAIPDTLTT is encoded by the exons ATGGCCGAGAACGTCTCAGAGGATGTGATCCTTTTACACGGCGACCTCGATTTGAAAATTGTTCAAGCGAGGAGGCTACCTAACAGGGATACCTTCTCCGAACGTATGCGCCGTTGCTTCAAGCCTTGCAACTCCTGTATTAAACCTACTACAGACGACTATGACGGCGAAGCGAGTTCCGACGACGAGAACATCCCTGGCCTCCCGAGGAATACCAGCGATCCCTACGTCACGGTGTCCGTCCCGCATGCGACTCTCGCTCGGACGCACGTTTTGAAAAACGCTTCGGATCCTGTTTGGAACCGGCATTTTAAAGTTTCCGTGGCGCATCCCCTGTCTTATCTCAAGTTCAAAGTCAAGGACTACGATGTCTCCGGTGCACAAACAATTGGCACTGTCCGTATCCCGGTTCAGCAAATCGCGTCGGGAGAACGCATTTGGGGATGGTTTCCTGTCCTTGGCGGCTCAGGAAAGCCGCCAAAGAAGGAAACTGCTCTCCGTATTGATTTGAAATTTACTTCGTTTGATAAAATCCAAACTAATAAAACGCTTGGTGGTGTTATGGGGACTTACTTCCCTTTGAGGAAAGGAAGTCAGGTGAGGCTTTACCAAGACGCTCATGTGATGGACGGAATGTTACCGGAGATTCGGTTGGACAACGGGGATGTTTATCAACACGGGAAATGCTGGGAAGATATATGTCACGCTATTTGTGAGGCTCACCATATGATTTACATTGTTGGCTGGTCTGTCTTCCACAAGGTGAAGCTGGTTAGGGAACCTACAAGGGAATTGCCAAGAGGTGGTGATTTGACGCTTGGAGAGTTGCTGAAATACAAATCGGAAGAAGGTGTTCGAGTTTTGCTACTTGTATGGGACGATAAGAGTTCTCGTGATAAGTTTGGGATAAGCACG CCAGGAGTTATGGGGACACATGATGAAGAGACTAGAAAGTTTTTCAAGCATTCTTCTGTGAAATGTATATTGTCACCTCGTTATGCCAGCAATAAGCTTGGGTTGTTCAAACAACAG GTGGTTGGCACTCTCTTCACGCACCATCAGAAGTGTGTTCTTGTAGACACTCAAGCTGTTGGTAGTAATCGCAAAGTCACAGCTTTTATTGGAGGGATCGATCTTTGTGACGGGCGCTATGACACACCTGAGCACCGGATATTTCACGATCTTGACACTGTATTTAAAGATGATTTTCACAATCCTACATTTCCA AGTGGTGCCATAGCTCCAAGACAACCTTGGCACGATATGCATTGTAGGCTAGATGGGCCTGCGGCATATGATGTTCTCATAAACTTTGAGCAACGGTGGAGAAAAGCGACACGATGGAAAGAGTTTAACTTAAAGGGGAAAACTCtctggctagatgactctttgTTACGGATAGGACGTATATCATGGATACTAAATCCAAAGTTTAAATATCGGATAGATGGTGTTTTAGATGTTCCAGAGGACGATCCAGTGGTTTATGTTTCTAATGAAGATGATCCTGAGAACTGGCATGTTCAGGTGTTCCGTTCTATCGACTCAGGATCCGTGAAAGGATTTCCAAAATGTGAAAATGAGGCCGAGGCCCTG CATCTACAATATGACAAGCGTCTTGTAGTTGATAAAAGTATCCAGACTGCGTACATCCAGATAATCAGATCTGCTCAGCATTTCATATTTATCGAGAATCAGTATTTTCTTGGTTCTTCTTATGCTTGGCCTGATTATAACGATGCAG GAGCTGACAATCTAATTCCTATGGAGTTGGCACTGAAGATTACTAGTAAAATTAGAGCTAAAGAAAGATTTGCTGTCTATGTCGTCATACCAATGTGGCCTGAAGGCGACCCAAAGTCGGGACCTATGCAAGAAATTTTATATTGGCAG AGCCAAACTATGCAGATGATGTATGATGTTATAGCACGAGAACTGAAGTCACACCAGTCAAATGCGCATCCTCTAGATTACCTTAACTTTTACTGCCTTGGCAAACGAGAACAACTTCCAGATGACATGCCAGCAACCAATGTCAGTGGG GTTACAGATTCTTATAAGTTCCAGCGTTTCATGATCTATGTGCATGCAAAGGGAATGATAGTAGATGATGAATATGTACTTATGGGATCTGCTAATATCAACCAAAGATCTATGGCCGGCACGAAAGATACTGAGATAGCCATGGGTGCATATCAACCCCATCATACATGGGCTAACAAGGGAAAACACCCACGTGGCCAG GTGTATGGGTATAGGATGTCACTATGGGCAGAGCATTTAGGCAAAACTGGAGATGACTTTGTGGAGCCTGGTGATCTAAAATGTGTCAAGAACGTTAACGAAATCGCTGAAAGGAACTGGAGAAAGTTCATAGATTCGGAGTTTTCAGAGCTTCAAGGTCACTTGATTAAGTATCCTCTGCACGTAGACATTGATGGTAATGTGACCTCTCTTCCAGGTTACGACAGTTTCCCAGATGTTGGTGGTAAGATCATTGGAGATCATTCCAAGGCTATCCCTGATACTCTAACTACGTAA